The following are encoded together in the Fusarium keratoplasticum isolate Fu6.1 chromosome 1, whole genome shotgun sequence genome:
- a CDS encoding AMP-binding domain-containing protein encodes MAPQTEKDYAALYKKLSTPPPPGSPYGLPIPGSERPNRSPVYRHWAVRDGPLVTTLEPEVHSTHDVFERSARKWPNANCLGTRHWNPASQKWEDKYDWLSYAQVDARRKNFGAGIVEIHKAINYPADKYGVALWSQNRAEWQITDLGLVSQSLYSVSLYETLGPDTTEYIINHAEVACVVCSLPHIPVLLKMSPRLPGLKLIVSLDPLDHGELASHTKAAVLNEIASHHGIQIFSMAQVEEIGARSGLAPRSPVPDDVCTINYTSGTTGNPKGVLITHKNAVAAIAGGRTNGNVGPGPKDVHISYLPLAHIYGRLIDQIAFAEGSAVGFFRGDILGLVDDMKILQPTGFISVPRLFNRFNSAIRTATIEADGVRGALSRRVINTKKANMRAAPGKASNSHFLYDRIWTPKVKAAVGLQKVHSMVSGSAQLDPDVQEFLRAAFGNHFAQGFGMTETYAVGTIQARGDFTLGNIGGPMCCVEVCLESVPEFDYTVDDKPNPRGELLLRGPVIFREYYKNEEETTKTLDPDGWFHSGDIAEVDKMGRFKIIDRKKNVLKLAQGEYISPERIENVYMGSTNLITMAYVHGDGTQSSLVGIFGIDVENFAPFASKILQETIAPSEVAALREAANNPKVKAKFLKLLDDIGRKHKFNSFEKVRNVHLEIDPFTIDNGLFTPTLKLKRPQTAKAFRDHLDRLYEELNAQEPTGKSRL; translated from the exons ATGGCGCCTCAGACAGAAAAGGACTATGCCGCCTTGTACAAGAAGCTCTCGACTCCTCCGCCCCCGGGCTCCCCCTACGGACTTCCGATCCCCGGCTCCGAGCGGCCCAACCGATCCCCCGTCTACCGGCACTGGGCCGTCCGCGACGGGCCTCTCGTCACCACGCTAGAGCCCGAGGTGCACTCGACACACGACGTCTTTGAGAGGAGCGCCCGGAAGTGGCCCAATGCCAACTGTCTCGGCACCCGTCACTGGAACCCAGCTTCTCAGAAGTGGGAGGACAAGTACGACTGGCTCAGCTACGCCCAGGTTGACGCCCGGAGGAAGAACTTTGGCGCCGGCATTGTCGAGATCcacaaggccatcaactACCCGGCCGACAAGTACGGCGTGGCACTGTGGTCGCAGAACCGCGCCGAGTGGCAGATAACTG acctcggccttgtttcTCAGTCTCTCTACTCGGTTTCCCTCTATGAGACACTCGGCCCCGACACAACCGAGTACATCATCAACCATGCCGAAGTCGCCTGTGTTGTCTGCTCTCTGCCTCATATCCCCGTCCTCCTCAAGATGTCGCCTCGCCTGCCCGGCCTGAAGCTCATCGTGTCTCTGGACCCTCTGGACCATGGCGAGCTGGCTTCCCACACCAAGGCCGCGGTTCTCAACGAAATCGCCTCTCATCATGGTATCCAGATCTTCTCCATGGCTCAGGTTGAGGAGATTGGTGCGAGGTCTGGACTTGCGCCTCGAAGCCCGGTCCCCGATGACGTGTGTACCATCAACTATACCTCTGGCACCACTGGTAACCCCAAGGGTGTTTTGATCACCCACAAGAATGCCGTGGCTGCTATTGCGGGTGGAAGAACCAACGGAAACGTTGGTCCAGGACCCAAGGATGTTCATATATCGTATCTGCCTCTTGCGCATATCTACGGCCGTCTCATCGATCAGATCGCATTTGCTGAAGGCTCAGCTGTTGGCTTTTTCCGAGGCGATATCCTCGGTCTGGTTGACGATATGAAGATTCTCCAACCTACTGGCTTCATTTCTGTACCACGACTCTTCAACCGCTTCAACTCGGCTATTCGAACCGCCACCATTGAAGCGGACGGTGTCCGAGGCGCCCTGTCTCGGCgtgtcatcaacaccaagaaggccaacatGCGAGCAGCCCCTGGCAAGGCCTCCAACTCGCACTTCCTGTACGATAGAATCTGGAcgcccaaggtcaaggccgctGTTGGCCTCCAAAAGGTTCACAGCATGGTCAGCGGCAGTGCTCAACTCGACCCCGATGTTCAGGAGTTCCTTCGCGCTGCCTTTGGCAACCACTTTGCCCAGGGATTCGGCATGACGGAAACGTATGCCGTCGGAACCATCCAGGCACGAGGTGACTTCACCCTCGGCAACATTGGTGGTCCCATGTGCTGCGTTGAAGTTTGCCTCGAGTCGGTGCCAGAGTTTGATTACACGGTGGATGACAAGCCCAACCCTCGCGGTGAGCTCCTGCTACGCGGACCCGTCATCTTCCGCGAGTATTAcaagaacgaggaggagaccaccaagaccctcgaTCCCGACGGATGGTTCCACAGCGGTGATATCGCCGAGGTCGACAAGATGGGCCGCTTCAAGATCATCGACCGTAAGAAGAACGTGCTGAAGCTGGCCCAGGGCGAGTACATCTCCCCCGAGCGCATCGAAAACGTCTACATGGGCAGcaccaacctcatcaccatggcctaCGTCCACGGCGACGGCACTCAGTCGTCGCTGGTCGGAATCTTTGGCATCGACGTGGAGAACTTTGCGCCGTTCGCCAGCAAGATCCTGCAGGAGACTATCGCCCCCAGCGAGGTTGCTGCTCTCCGGGAGGCGGCCAACAACCCCAAGGTGaaggccaagttcctcaagctcctggatGACATTGGTCGCAAGCACAAGTTTAATAGCTTTGAGAAAGTGCGCAATGTCCACCTCGAGATTGACCCCTTTACTATCGACAACGGGTTGTTCACTCCTAC GCTCAAGCTGAAGCGCCCTCAGACGGCCAAGGCTTTCCGGGACCACCTGGACCGCCTGtacgaggagctcaacgccCAGGAACCTACTGGCAAGAGCAGACTGTAA
- a CDS encoding MARVEL domain-containing protein, with product MGRVVLISLRVLQLALSLASISLSSYVINWFMSNKKSIPSPFNYLLVSSILSVFSLVYLELVPRFAPRFSQQYVAIGVESVNAALYFAGFIAIAIYIGSLIFCEGAVCSSGRADAVVAAGQFTTWIATTILMAKDMFKRGFEQPKYADNSREMGQV from the exons ATGGGTCGAGTCGTCCTCATATCTCTGCGAGTTTTGCAGTTGGCCTTGTCTTTAGCCAGCATCAGTCTTAGCAGCTATG TTATCAACTGGTTTATGAGCAACAAGAAGTCCATACCATCACCCTTCAACTACCTCCTCGTATCATCGATCCTCTCGGTATTCTCGCTCGTGTACCTTGAACTGGTGCCTCGTTTCGCTCCTCGCTTCTCACAACAATACGTCGCCATCGGGGTCGAATCCGTCAACGCCGCTTTATACTTTGCTGGTTTCATTGCGATCGCCATCTACATCGGGTCGCTGATCTTTTGCGAGGGAGCCGTCTGCTCTTCCGGCCGGGCCGACGCCGTGGTTGCCGCGGGCCAGTTCACGACGTGGATCGCCACGACAATCctcatggccaaggacaTGTTTAAAAGGGGCTTTGAGCAACCCAAGTACGCCGACAACAGCCGGGAAATGGGACAAGTTTGA
- a CDS encoding Homocysteine synthase: MSDLSKNFETLQLHAGAEPDPTTHSRAVPIYATTSYVFDDSAHGARLFGLKEFGNIYSRIMNPTVDVFEKRIAALEGGAAALAASSGQAAQFIAINTLAHAGDNIVSTSNLYGGTYNQLKVFLPRLGIETKFVNGDKPEDIAAAIDDKTKAVYLESIGNPKYNVPDLEAIAKVAHEKGVPVIVDNTFGAGGYYIRPIDHGADIVVHSATKWIGGHGTTIGGVVVDSGKFDWLKHADRFPQFHEPSDGYHGLKFYETFGAATFIIRARVEILRDLGATLNPFAAQQLLLGTETLSLRAERHAQNALALAKYLEASPYVSWVSYPGLESHPYHETAKKYLKRGFGGVLSFGVKGGGAGSEVVDGFKLISNLANVGDAKTLAIHPWSTTHEQLSDEEKLSSGVTEDLIRISVGIEHIDDIIADFEQSFKAAADATTKGEEQKVVVPEGKEAEAPIAP, encoded by the exons ATGTCCGACTTGAGCAAGAACTTTGAGACGCTGCAGCTCCACGCGGG CGCTGAGCCCGATCCTACTACCCACTCTCGAGCCGTCCCCATCTACGCCACGACT AGCTACGTCTTTGATGATTCGGCTCACGGCGCGAGGCTTTTCGGCCTCAAGGAGTTTGGCAACATCTACAGCCGTATCATGAAC CCTACGGTCGATGTCTTTGAAAAGAGAATAGCTGCTCTCGAAGGCGGTGCCgctgccctcgccgcctcctccggcCAGGCCGCCCAgttcatcgccatcaacactCTGGCCCACGCCGGCGACAACATCGTCTCCACCTCCAACCTCTACGGCGGCACCTACAACCAGCTCAAGGTCTTCCTCCCCCGTCTGGGCATCGAGACCAAGTTTGTCAACGGCGATAAGCCCGAGGAcattgctgctgccatcgACGACAAGACAAAGGCTGTCTACCTCGAGAGCATTGGCAACCCCAAGTACAACGTTCCTGACCTGGAGGCTATTGCCAAGGTTGCCCACGAGAAGGGTGTTCCCGTTATT GTTGACAACACCTTCGGTGCTGGTGGTTACTACATCCGCCCCATCGACCACGGCGCCGATATTGTCGTCCACTCTGCTACCAAGTGGATCGGCGGTCACGGCACCACCATCGgcggtgtcgtcgtcgactctGGCAAGTTTGACTGGCTCAAGCACGCCGACCGCTTCCCCCAGTTCCACGAGCCCTCTGACGGCTACCACGGTCTCAAGTTCTACGAGACTTTCGGTGCTGCTACCTTCATCATCCGCGCCCGAGTCGAGATCCTCCGCGATCTCGGTGCCACCCTCAACCCCTTTGCTGCtcagcagctcctcctcggcactGAGACCCTGAGCCTGCGCGCCGAGCGCCACGCCCAGAACGCCCTGGCTCTCGCAAAGTACCTTGAGGCCAGCCCCTACGTCAGCTGGGTCTCGTACCCCGGACTCGAGAGCCACCCCTACCAcgagacggccaagaagtACCTCAAGCGAGGCTTCGGTGGCGTCCTCAGCTTTGGCGTCAAGGGCGGCGGTGCTGGCAGCGAGGTTGTCGACGGCTTcaagctcatctccaaccttgcCAACGTTGGTGATGCCAAGACCCTTGCCATCCACCCCTGGAGCACCACACACGAGCAGCTCtctgacgaggagaagctcagcTCTGGTGTCACCGAG GACCTGATCCGAATCTCGGTCGGTATCGAGCACATTGACGACATCATTGCCGACTTTGAGCAGTCCTTCAAGGCTGCCGCCGACGCCACcaccaagggcgaggagcaAAAGGTTGTTGTccccgagggcaaggaggccgaggccccCATTGCTCCTTAG
- a CDS encoding DUF2012 domain-containing protein, producing the protein MRLTVPETGALLSAFFSFALASDPLTLYLPAKPNPFTLPPSTHATLSSSGVHYSAPLSSANTFVFRNVTPGSYLADIHAPTDAFHPLRIDIQVVEGAEHDVVQAWETFRGNDWGNKGEAVPVKEGSKGRGFEVRAIGSKNYFMERPQFSVFSILKNPMILMALVSLVLLVGMPKLMDSMDPELRAEFEAQQKNSPMNAVMNAQASGENPLTNFDMAAYLAGSNKKEGGNSGNNGGGSSKNQGVRR; encoded by the exons ATGCGTCTCACGGTCCCCGAAACCGGCGCTCTCCTcagcgccttcttctctttcgcTCTGGCCTCCGATCCCCTGACGCTGTACCTCCCCGCGAAGCCGAACCCCTTCACCCTCCCACCGTCCACCCACGCGacgctctcctcctccggcgTGCACTACTCTGCGCCGCTATCTTCAGCCAACACCTTTGTCTTCCGAAACGTCACTCCCGGGTCGTACCTCGCTGATATCCACGCCCCGACCGACGCGTTCCACCCGCTGCGCATCGACATccaggtcgtcgagggcgcTGAGCACGATGTCGTCCAGGCGTGGGAGACTTTCCGCGGAAATGACTGGGGAAACAAGGGCGAGGCTGTTCCCGTGAAGGAGGGGAGCAAGGGGAGGGGTTTCGAGGTTAGGGCGATTGGCTCCAAGAACTACTTTATGGAGAGGCCGCAGT TCTCCGTCTTTTCTATTCTCAAGAACCCCATGATCCTCATGGCTCTTGTCAGTCTGGTTCTGCTAGTCGGCATGCCCAAACTCATGGACAGCA TGGATCCCGAGCTGCGCGCCGAGTTTGAAGCTCAGCAGAAGAACAGCCCCATGAACGCCGTCATGAATGCACAGGCTTCGGGCGAGAACCCTCTCACCAACTTTGATATGGCTGCCTATCTCGCCGgctccaacaagaaggagggcggaAACAGCGGCAACAATGGTGGTGGCTCTTCAAAGAACCAAGGCGTGAGACGGTAA
- a CDS encoding WW domain-containing protein, which translates to MDDFAPPTGPPPPKAPEVPAGWAVRWNDQYKEWFYVNIYTKKSQWEKPTAPVFPVGEDAPEGPPPGYQPGDGPVPTDTKKNPYDDQRNQTVGGPSSTEEDDAKLAARLQAEEDARARGGPGGPDVPAGYGGSNSPFPQSNSPYPQQSGSPYPAELPPRERSKSGGGFLGKLLGKGKQMAGGHQSGSPGGGYGGGYQQQQYYGQQPQGYPGQGPPMGYGAQPHYGQQGYGAPGGYGGYGGAPGYGGGYGGGYGGGHGGGFGGHSGGRKPGGGGMGMLGGAALGAGAGILGGALIADAINDNEQDAYQEGFEDGADYGDDGGDFGD; encoded by the exons ATGGACGACTTTGCTCCTCCGACTGGCCCGCCCCCGCCCAAGGCCCCCGAGGTCCCTGCCGGATGGGCCGTGCGATGGAACGACCAGTACAAGGAATG GTTCTACGTCAACATCTACACCAAAAAGTCTCAATGGGAGAAGCCCACTGCTCCCGTCTTCCCCGTCGGTGAGGATGCGCCCGAGGGCCCTCCTCCCGGATACCAGCCCGGCGACGGCCCTGTACCGACAGACACAAAAAAGAATCCCTATGACGACCAGCGCAACCAGACAGTCGGCGGCCCCTCTTCTaccgaggaagatgatgctAAGCTTGCAGCCAGActccaggctgaggaggatgcgCGCGCTCGTGGTGGCCCCGGTGGCCCTGATGTCCCTGCTGGATATGGCGGCTCAAATAGCCCTTTTCCTCAGAGCAACAGTCCTTATCCTCAGCAGTCTGGCAGTCCCTATCCTGCAGAACTTCCCCCGAGGGAGAGGAGTAAGAGCGGTGGTGGCTTCCTAGGTAAACTCCtgggcaagggcaagcagATGGCCGGAGGCCATCAGAGCGGTTCTCCTGGTGGCGGCTATGGAGGCGGCtaccagcaacagcagtATTACGGtcaacaaccccaaggaTATCCTGGACAGGGTCCTCCCATGGGCTACGGCGCTCAACCCCATTACGGCCAACAAGGCTATGGCGCACCCGGTGGATATGGCGGTTACGGTGGTGCTCCCGGCTATGGTGGTGGCTACGGCGGTGGTTACGGAGGTGGTcacggcggcggcttcggtGGCCACAGTGGTGGTCGCAAGCCTGGCGGTGGCGGTATGGGAAtgcttggtggtgctgcTCTCGGTGCCGGTGCTGGTATTCTCGGTGGTGCCCTGATTGCggatgccatcaacgacaaTGAACAAGACGCCTACCAGGAAGGTTTCG AAGATGGAGCCGACtatggtgatgatggtggtgactTTGGTGACTAA
- a CDS encoding ATP-grasp domain-containing protein, producing the protein MTVTDTTMKLPTVVLDTTLTDLYRQSGSPCADKCIGQVLGTFSATLTLGPKVPPNRKYIYQDSPFTSSHDMTTADDAITTIKYLSLLNQRDAFMCGTSPAIFFHMGSSSQRKRHDQKQVVKTLATLSDAQRPPLVFCDGPEYIPIKEANIDVVACKAISDYLEGYENVVPLETHWFLNTKRALAESGLPTPKSVAVTVEGFPIIAESCCALCIENCMDGFVIPRGCVGARGTWLREQSSRLYQAVESYPLPFVLKNQMTFGGAGTFIVRTEKDRQGIINDLGKGFLCRLLSSVNEINSHLEPATLLFSDLIQDPIGDYGITFFVNEKGRRPIFLGVSEQIIEGDTAWVGSIIDYRQQNELSLKFSSLMVQISEWLQSYGYVGPAGADVLEDTDGTLYVVDLNVRTTGSCSLPLLRTHFTSRGLDCASSFAVDVEKRRDEFINMFSSEFQEGLYGNGKFDDSGEEVGNADKGHG; encoded by the exons ATGACCGTCACCGACACGACCATGAAGCTGCCCACCGTGGTGCTGGACACTACGCTGACGGATCTATACCGTCAATCTGGGAGTCCCTGTGCCGACAAGTGTATTGGCCAGGTCCTTGGTACCTTTAGCGCGACTCTAACACTCGGTCCTAAGGTGCCTCCCAACCGCAAATACATCTATCAAGACAGCCCCTTCACTAGCAGCCATGATATGACCACTGCCGACGACGCTATAACGACCATCAAGTACCTCTCCCTCCTAAACCAGCGAGATGCTTTCATGTGTGGCACGTCGcccgccatcttcttccacaTGGGTTCCTCATCACAGCGCAAGAGGCATGACCAGAAGCAAGTTGTCAAGACGCTGGCCACACTATCGGATGCACAGCGACCTCCCCTCGTCTTCTGCGACGGACCCGAGTACATCCCCATCAAGGAGGCAAACATCGATGTTGTAGCCTGCAAGGCTATTAGTGACTACCTTGAGGGGTACGAAAACGTCGTACCCCTCGAGACACATTGGTTCCTCAACACGAAGCGCGCCCTCGCCGAGTCTGGCCTCCCGACGCCCAAGAGCGTGGCTGTCACTGTCGAGGGCTTCCCCATAATCGCCGAGTCATGCTGTGCGCTCTGCATCGAGAACTGTATGGATGGCTTCGTCATACCCAGGGGCTGCGTGGGGGCCCGTGGGACGTGGTTGAGGGAGCAGAGTTCGAGGTTGTACCAGGCCGTCGAGTCGTACCCGCTGCCGTTCGTGCTCAAGAACCAAATGACGTTTGGAGGAGCGGGTACATTCATCGTGAGGACCGAAAAGGATCGTCAAGGAATCATCAACGACCTCGGAAAGGGCTTTCTTTGCCGTCTGCTCTCGTCCGTCAACGAGATCAACTCGCACCTCGAGCCAGCGaccctcctcttctcggACCTCATCCAAGACCCAATCGGCGACTACGGCATAACCTTTTTCGTCAACGAAAAAGGACGACGGCCCATCTTTCTTGGTGTCTCGGAACAGATCATCGAGGGTGACACGGCATGGGTCGGCAGCATTATAGACTACCGCCAGCAGAACGAGCTCAGTCTCAAGTTCTCCTCGCTGATGGTTCAGATCTCGGAATGGCTGCAGTCGTACGGCTACGTCGGGCCCGCGGGCGCAGACGTGCTCGAGGATACCGATGGGACGCTCTATGTGGTTGACCTCAATGTGCGGACGACGGGGTCGTGTTCTctgccgctgctgaggaCTCACTTTACGAGTAGGGGCCTCGATTGTGCTTCTTCATTCGCTGTTGACGTGGAGAAGCGTAGGGATGAGTTTATTAACATGTTTTCGAGCGAGTTCCAGGAAGGTC TTTACGGTAATGGCAAGTTTGACGATAGTGGAGAGGAGGTTGGTAATGCTGACAAGGGTCACGGTTAA